The Candidatus Woesearchaeota archaeon DNA window CATCGCTGATGAGCTCGATGCTGCAAAAAGAGAATTCTCTGAAAATGTAGAACAGATCTTTAGGCAGACCGGGCTGACAAGATTCGAATTCTATGACATCCTGTGCTATGGAGCCAAGACAGGAAAAATCTCAGAAGAGTTCAGATATGGTGGTCATCCGATCTCAAAAGAGCTCCTGATCTTCGAAGCCATGAGAGACCATCTTATATCATTTGGGGACAAGGAATTCAGGCCGAATCTCAGGATAGAAGAGATAGAAGAATAGTTTCTCCTTAAGACAATCCTTCCCTTGATGAAAATCTCCAAAAGGTTTATATATGCCTTCTTCAAGGACCCTTATCATGAAATGCCAAAAATGCGGAAAAGAGAACAGGGAGCACGATAGCTTCTGCAGGAACTGCGGCGAGTCTACAGGAAGGGAAGCCTTCGAATGCGAATGCGGCGCAGATGTCGGGAAGGAAGACAACTACTGCGGGAAATGCGGCATGAAATTCGAAGGTGTCGAGGAAGCCGAGAGCGACGAATAGAATCATCTTCTCTTTTTTATCTCTGCCACAGCCTCAGGTATGGAAAAGAACATATCAGAGGCAATCACGCTGTCCTGATATCTTCCAGCAGCTATCTCCCCAGCAAGACCATTCAGATAAACAGCTGCGCATGCTGCGTCAAAAGGAGAGAGCCCCTTTGCAAGGAACTGGGCGCAGATGCCGGCAAGGCAGTCGCCAAATCCCCCTTTTGTCATGAAAGGAGAACCAGTCTGGTTGACATAGATGTTCTTGGAGTCAGCGACGACATCATCCTTACCTTTGAGTATTATCGTGCCGCCAATCCTCTTTGCAGCATCAGAGACCTTGCTCTTCCTGTCAGCAGTGTCGAACTTAGCATTCATTCCAGTCAAGGCCAGAAACTCATTGAGATGAGGGGTGATGATGAACTTCTTGTCATGCAGAACCCTATGATTACGGCCGATGAACCTTATTGCGTCTGCGTCAATCACCATGGGCTTCCTGAGCCTATTGATGAGCTTCAGCACCATCTTCCTTGTCTCTGGATCCTGCGACAGGCCCGGGCCGATGAGCACAGAATCGCACTCATCTGCAATGCCAAGTATGAAATCAACATCATCTGAGTCAAGGAACCTCTTCTCCCTTGCATAAGCTATCAGGTCAGGAGAATAAGAGGCAGCAATATCGGCGGATCTCCTCGGGGTGACAAGCATGACAAGATCAGCACCAGCGCGATAAGCAGACATGCAGCTGAAGATAGGGCTTCCTGAAAACTGATAAGAGCCTGCGACAACAAGCACAACACCATTCTTCCTCTTATGGGTCCAAGGATCCCTCTTCCTGTAAATATCCTTGAGAATCTGCTCAACCCGCTTTTTGGTGTAGATCATCATATCAAATCAGGGCAATATATTTAAATAGTTAATGGGTTTAGGAAGAGGCATGGGGGCAAGTCTGATAAAGAAGATGATCGGGATAGCTGCAATAACAGCACTGATGGCAAATATGGTGCTGTTTGCTGTGCTGAAATACAGCAATCTCAGATTCTGGCTGATACTT harbors:
- a CDS encoding zinc-ribbon domain-containing protein, which codes for MKCQKCGKENREHDSFCRNCGESTGREAFECECGADVGKEDNYCGKCGMKFEGVEEAESDE
- a CDS encoding NAD(P)H-hydrate dehydratase, whose translation is MIYTKKRVEQILKDIYRKRDPWTHKRKNGVVLVVAGSYQFSGSPIFSCMSAYRAGADLVMLVTPRRSADIAASYSPDLIAYAREKRFLDSDDVDFILGIADECDSVLIGPGLSQDPETRKMVLKLINRLRKPMVIDADAIRFIGRNHRVLHDKKFIITPHLNEFLALTGMNAKFDTADRKSKVSDAAKRIGGTIILKGKDDVVADSKNIYVNQTGSPFMTKGGFGDCLAGICAQFLAKGLSPFDAACAAVYLNGLAGEIAAGRYQDSVIASDMFFSIPEAVAEIKKRR